Proteins encoded together in one Bradyrhizobium sp. CB82 window:
- a CDS encoding ATP-dependent helicase: protein MAAATYLDTLNAEQRRAVEHGVADGSTVGGPLLVIAGAGSGKTNTLAHRVAHLIVAGTDPRRILLMTFSRRAAAEMAARVERIARKVLGENNAAIMRDALSWAGTFHGIGARLLREYAERIGVDPAFTIHDREDSADLMNLVRHDCGLSRTESRFPAKGTCLSIYSRCVNAEMEIEKVLGQHYPWCAGWASELKRLFAAYVEAKQTQHVLDYDDLLLYWAQMMSDALIAEEIGGRFDHVLVDEYQDTNRLQSTILLALKPEGRGLTVVGDDAQSIYSFRAATVRNILEFPQSFSPRAEIITLDRNYRSTQAVLAAANGVIGLARERFTKNLWTDRTSSHKPQLVAARDEAEQARYIVEQVLANREQGSRLKHQAVLFRTSSHSGPLEIELTRRNIPFVKFGGLKFLDAAHVKDMLALLRFIENPRDRVAGFRILHLLPGVGPATAQRVLDYMAESPSPLAALCKLPAPPRTGDDWTAFIRTVENLSYSEWPADLERARLWYEPHLDRIHEDAETRRADLVQLEQIASGYVSREKFLTELTLDPPDATSDQAGVPLLDEDYLILSTIHSAKGQEWKSVFLLNVVDGCMPSDLGAGTSAELEEERRLLYVAMTRAKDDLHLIVPQRFFTHGQAASGDRHVYASRTRFIPEALVPLFERTTWPKAEAGTARTAAQGPKIDIGARMRGMWR, encoded by the coding sequence GTGGCGGCTGCGACATATCTGGACACGCTGAATGCCGAGCAGCGCCGCGCCGTCGAGCATGGCGTGGCTGATGGCAGCACCGTCGGCGGCCCCCTCCTCGTCATTGCCGGAGCCGGCTCCGGCAAGACCAACACGCTCGCCCACCGGGTCGCGCATCTGATCGTCGCGGGCACCGACCCGCGCCGGATCCTGCTGATGACGTTTTCGCGCCGCGCCGCCGCCGAGATGGCGGCCCGCGTGGAGCGTATCGCCAGAAAAGTGCTGGGCGAGAACAACGCCGCGATCATGCGCGACGCCTTGAGCTGGGCCGGCACCTTCCACGGCATCGGCGCGCGGCTCCTGCGCGAGTATGCCGAGCGGATCGGCGTCGATCCCGCCTTCACCATCCACGACCGCGAGGATTCTGCCGATCTGATGAATCTGGTCCGGCACGACTGCGGATTGTCGCGGACCGAAAGCCGCTTTCCCGCGAAGGGCACCTGCCTGTCAATCTATTCGCGCTGCGTCAATGCCGAGATGGAGATCGAGAAGGTGCTCGGCCAGCATTATCCGTGGTGCGCGGGCTGGGCTTCCGAACTGAAGCGGCTGTTTGCGGCCTATGTCGAGGCCAAGCAGACGCAGCACGTGCTCGACTATGATGACCTCCTGCTCTACTGGGCGCAGATGATGAGCGACGCGCTGATCGCCGAGGAGATCGGCGGCCGCTTCGATCACGTGCTGGTCGACGAATACCAGGACACCAACCGCCTGCAATCCACGATCCTTCTGGCGCTGAAGCCGGAAGGCCGCGGCCTCACCGTGGTCGGCGACGATGCGCAGTCGATCTATTCCTTCCGCGCCGCCACCGTACGCAACATCCTCGAGTTCCCGCAAAGTTTTTCGCCGCGGGCCGAGATCATTACGCTGGACCGCAACTACCGCTCGACGCAAGCAGTGCTGGCGGCCGCCAATGGCGTGATCGGCCTTGCCCGTGAGCGCTTCACCAAGAATCTCTGGACCGACCGCACCTCTTCGCACAAGCCGCAGCTCGTCGCCGCGCGCGACGAGGCCGAGCAGGCGCGCTACATCGTCGAGCAGGTCCTGGCCAATCGCGAACAGGGCTCGCGGCTCAAGCATCAGGCGGTGCTGTTCCGCACTTCCTCGCACTCGGGCCCGCTGGAAATCGAGTTGACCCGCCGCAACATCCCCTTCGTCAAGTTCGGCGGGCTGAAGTTCCTCGACGCCGCGCACGTCAAGGACATGCTGGCGCTGCTGCGCTTCATCGAGAACCCGCGCGACCGCGTCGCGGGCTTTCGCATCCTGCATCTGTTGCCCGGTGTGGGACCTGCAACCGCGCAGCGCGTGCTCGACTACATGGCGGAGAGCCCCTCGCCGCTTGCCGCGCTCTGCAAGCTTCCCGCGCCGCCGCGCACCGGCGACGACTGGACCGCCTTCATCCGCACGGTCGAGAACCTCAGTTATTCCGAATGGCCGGCCGATCTCGAGCGCGCGCGCCTCTGGTACGAGCCACATCTCGATCGCATCCACGAGGATGCCGAGACGCGCCGCGCCGATCTCGTGCAGCTCGAGCAGATCGCGAGCGGCTATGTCTCGCGCGAAAAATTCCTCACCGAGCTCACGCTCGATCCGCCGGATGCGACGTCCGACCAGGCCGGCGTTCCCCTGCTCGACGAGGACTATCTGATCCTCTCCACCATCCACTCCGCCAAGGGCCAGGAGTGGAAGTCGGTGTTCCTGCTCAACGTCGTCGACGGCTGCATGCCGTCCGACCTCGGCGCCGGCACGAGCGCTGAGCTCGAGGAGGAGCGCCGCCTGCTTTACGTCGCGATGACCCGTGCCAAGGACGACTTGCATTTGATCGTGCCGCAGCGTTTTTTCACCCACGGTCAGGCTGCCTCGGGCGACCGGCATGTCTATGCCTCGCGCACCCGCTTCATTCCGGAAGCACTGGTGCCGCTGTTCGAGCGGACGACCTGGCCGAAGGCAGAAGCCGGTACGGCACGGACCGCGGCGCAGGGGCCGAAGATCGATATCGGAGCCAGGATGCGGGGCATGTGGCGCTAG
- a CDS encoding GntR family transcriptional regulator: MLHEDVVSRIRAILLDGEIPPGARIPERELCERLQISRTPLREALKVLAAEGLVQLLPHRGSRAAKLTDKDMRDLFEVCQGLEALAGELACERITEDEIEEIAAAQTAMAQHYRDGDLIQYYRCNRAIHEAIVTAAGNPVLASLYNSVTARIRRARYVTPMTPLRWALAVREHEAILNALQRRDGTGLSHILRAHLRHKREEVLQAGFAETDGAALAAVDDGHD, from the coding sequence ATGCTTCATGAGGACGTCGTCAGCCGCATCCGCGCCATCCTGCTCGACGGCGAAATCCCGCCGGGCGCACGGATTCCCGAGCGCGAGCTGTGCGAGCGGCTCCAGATCTCGCGCACGCCGCTGCGCGAGGCGCTCAAGGTGCTCGCCGCCGAAGGCCTCGTGCAATTGCTGCCCCATCGCGGCTCGCGCGCGGCCAAGCTGACCGACAAGGACATGCGCGACCTCTTCGAGGTCTGCCAGGGCCTCGAGGCGCTTGCCGGCGAACTCGCCTGCGAGCGCATTACGGAGGACGAGATCGAGGAGATTGCCGCCGCGCAAACCGCGATGGCGCAGCACTATCGCGACGGCGATCTAATCCAGTATTACCGCTGCAATCGCGCCATCCACGAAGCGATCGTCACCGCCGCCGGCAATCCCGTGCTCGCAAGCCTCTACAATTCAGTGACGGCGCGCATTCGCCGCGCCCGCTACGTCACGCCGATGACGCCGCTGCGCTGGGCCCTCGCCGTCAGGGAGCACGAAGCGATCCTCAATGCCTTGCAGCGGCGCGACGGCACTGGCCTCTCCCACATCCTGCGCGCTCACCTGCGCCACAAGCGCGAGGAGGTCTTGCAGGCCGGATTTGCCGAAACGGATGGCGCGGCTCTCGCCGCAGTGGACGACGGCCACGACTGA
- a CDS encoding enoyl-CoA hydratase/isomerase family protein, which produces MDRQVAEAEDLVFDREDGIGRITFNRPQARNAFTFAMYERLAAICEQASSDHSLKVLVLRGAGDKAFASGTDINQFREFRTPQDALDYENRIDRVLTTLEQCRVPTIAAINGFCTGGGAGIAAACDLRIGTTSARIGFPIARTLGNCLSMSNVSRLTALIGAARVKDLIFTARLVDAAEAASVGLLSEVVEDVAALDKRVDEVARLVASHAPLTLNATKQAVARLQRRLTREEGEDLILTCYTSQDFREGLDAFLNKRAPQWRGQ; this is translated from the coding sequence ATGGACCGACAGGTCGCGGAGGCGGAAGACCTCGTTTTCGATCGTGAGGACGGCATCGGGCGGATCACTTTCAACCGCCCGCAGGCGCGCAATGCCTTCACCTTCGCCATGTATGAGCGGCTCGCCGCCATTTGCGAACAGGCCAGCAGCGATCATTCCCTCAAGGTTCTGGTGCTGCGCGGTGCGGGCGACAAGGCCTTCGCCTCGGGCACGGACATCAATCAGTTCCGTGAATTCAGGACACCGCAGGACGCGCTCGACTACGAGAACCGGATCGATCGCGTGCTCACCACGCTCGAGCAATGCCGGGTACCGACGATCGCGGCGATCAACGGCTTCTGCACCGGCGGAGGGGCGGGGATCGCCGCGGCCTGCGATCTGCGCATCGGCACGACGAGCGCGCGTATCGGATTTCCCATCGCGCGGACGCTCGGCAATTGCCTGTCGATGTCGAATGTCAGCCGTCTCACCGCGCTCATTGGGGCCGCGCGCGTCAAGGATCTGATCTTCACCGCGCGCCTCGTTGACGCCGCCGAGGCCGCAAGCGTCGGCCTGCTCAGCGAGGTCGTTGAGGACGTTGCGGCACTCGACAAGCGTGTCGACGAGGTCGCCCGCCTCGTCGCCAGCCACGCGCCGCTGACGCTGAATGCGACCAAGCAGGCGGTGGCCCGCCTGCAAAGGCGGCTGACGCGGGAGGAGGGCGAAGACCTCATTCTGACGTGCTACACGAGCCAGGATTTTCGCGAAGGGCTCGATGCTTTCCTCAACAAGCGCGCCCCGCAATGGCGCGGCCAATAG
- a CDS encoding ATP-binding protein: protein MGNAGKHDPNRCRAIAPAAANEDLPRIGVPIGAPLPRVFSWFRSGIGLRLLAAVLLFSSIVTLTLTTLQLYLDYDREVGLIETRLNEIGRSYLGSLGESLWSLDRNQLELQLNGILRLPDIQAVEIREFADRPEPMRVAVGDSGGRSVVARDYPIDYVTQGEKHRIGTLHVEATLTDVYKQLVNRALIILASQAAKTFLVSLFIIYMFHLLVTRHLVAIAEFVSKYTLMRPQPPLHLERGPSHEIDELDKVIDAFNAMSSNLQRAYGDLRLANSNLERDLQVRRHAEADARRSEQRFRDYAETASDWFWETGPDHVFTYISDRAGAFGVQPDRAIGRRRPDGAVDLETEPQKWRDHMAALERHEPFRKFEYRGRDAAGRIRHFSVNGRPVFDADGRFLGYRGSTTDLTDQHETEERLRQSQKMDAIGQLTGGVAHDFNNVLTVITGTIEILQEGLSDKPQLAAIAQLIDDAATRGAEITNQLLTFARRQPLDPREIDVNGLVVETARLLKPILGEHIEIDAELADDAWFAMADPSQLSSAIVNLAVNARDAMPGGGKLTLQTANRVLDGAGESGDREMEPGEFVMIAVADTGHGIPADIRDRVFEPFFTTKGVGRGTGLGLSMVYGFAKQTGGTVVIESEEGRGTVVRLFLPRSIGRTASQAGPVVAPSLARGHETILVVEDDPLVQGYVIAQLGSLGYRTLVAGDGAAALALVGQDVKFDLLFTDIIMPGGMNGRDLAEAIRERRPNVRVLYTSGYTDDAIVHEGHLDPGVALLRKPYRKSELSQKVRDVLTGNLP, encoded by the coding sequence ATGGGAAACGCAGGTAAGCACGATCCCAATCGCTGCCGCGCGATAGCGCCGGCGGCTGCGAATGAGGATCTGCCGCGAATCGGGGTGCCGATCGGTGCTCCGCTGCCGCGCGTCTTCTCCTGGTTTCGCAGCGGCATCGGTCTGCGCCTGCTCGCCGCCGTGCTCCTGTTCTCCTCGATCGTGACGCTGACGCTGACTACGCTTCAGCTCTATCTGGACTACGACCGCGAGGTCGGTCTCATCGAGACGCGACTCAACGAGATCGGCCGCAGCTATCTCGGCAGCCTCGGCGAGAGCCTGTGGAGTCTCGACAGGAACCAGCTCGAGCTGCAGCTCAACGGCATTCTTCGGCTGCCCGACATTCAGGCCGTCGAGATTCGCGAATTCGCCGATCGTCCAGAGCCGATGCGCGTTGCGGTCGGCGACAGCGGCGGCCGCTCGGTGGTGGCGCGCGACTATCCCATCGACTACGTCACGCAAGGCGAGAAGCACAGGATCGGCACGCTGCATGTCGAGGCGACGCTGACCGATGTCTACAAGCAATTGGTGAACCGAGCCCTGATCATCCTGGCAAGCCAGGCGGCCAAGACGTTTCTCGTCTCCCTCTTCATCATCTACATGTTCCATCTGCTGGTGACCAGGCACCTCGTCGCCATCGCCGAGTTCGTGAGCAAATACACGCTGATGCGGCCGCAGCCGCCGTTGCACCTGGAGCGCGGACCGTCGCACGAGATCGACGAGCTCGACAAGGTGATCGACGCATTCAACGCCATGAGCTCGAACCTGCAGCGAGCGTATGGCGATCTGCGGCTCGCCAATTCCAATCTCGAGCGCGATCTCCAGGTCCGGCGCCATGCCGAGGCCGATGCGCGGCGCAGCGAGCAGCGTTTCCGCGATTATGCGGAAACGGCGTCCGACTGGTTCTGGGAGACTGGGCCGGATCACGTATTCACCTACATTTCGGATCGCGCGGGCGCCTTCGGGGTGCAGCCCGATCGCGCAATCGGCAGGCGGCGTCCTGATGGTGCAGTCGATCTGGAGACCGAGCCGCAGAAATGGCGCGACCACATGGCGGCACTGGAGCGCCATGAGCCGTTCCGCAAGTTCGAGTATCGCGGCCGCGATGCCGCCGGACGTATCAGACACTTCAGCGTCAACGGCCGGCCGGTGTTCGACGCTGACGGCCGCTTCCTGGGCTATCGCGGCTCGACCACCGACCTCACCGACCAGCACGAGACCGAGGAGCGGCTGCGGCAATCGCAGAAGATGGACGCGATCGGCCAGCTCACCGGCGGCGTCGCGCATGATTTCAACAACGTGCTGACGGTCATCACTGGAACCATCGAGATCCTTCAGGAGGGCCTCAGCGACAAGCCGCAGCTTGCCGCTATCGCGCAGCTGATCGACGACGCGGCGACGCGCGGCGCCGAGATCACCAATCAGCTCCTGACCTTCGCGCGGCGCCAGCCGCTCGACCCGCGGGAGATCGACGTCAACGGCCTCGTGGTCGAGACCGCGCGTCTGCTCAAGCCGATCCTCGGCGAGCACATCGAGATCGACGCCGAGCTCGCCGACGATGCGTGGTTCGCGATGGCCGATCCGTCACAGCTTTCCTCGGCGATCGTCAATCTCGCCGTCAACGCGCGTGACGCCATGCCGGGCGGCGGCAAGCTCACGCTTCAGACCGCCAATCGCGTGCTCGACGGCGCGGGCGAGTCCGGCGATCGCGAGATGGAGCCGGGCGAGTTCGTGATGATCGCAGTGGCCGATACCGGCCATGGCATCCCCGCCGACATCCGCGACCGCGTGTTCGAGCCGTTCTTCACCACCAAGGGCGTCGGCCGCGGCACTGGGCTCGGGCTCAGCATGGTCTACGGCTTCGCCAAGCAGACCGGCGGCACGGTCGTGATCGAGAGCGAGGAAGGTCGCGGCACGGTTGTGAGACTATTCCTGCCGCGCTCGATCGGCCGGACGGCGAGCCAGGCCGGACCCGTGGTCGCGCCCAGCCTGGCGCGCGGGCACGAGACGATTCTGGTTGTCGAGGACGACCCGCTGGTGCAGGGCTATGTGATCGCCCAGCTCGGCAGTCTCGGCTATCGGACGCTGGTTGCCGGCGATGGTGCGGCCGCGCTCGCGCTCGTGGGGCAGGACGTCAAGTTCGATCTCTTGTTCACCGACATCATCATGCCCGGCGGCATGAACGGACGCGATTTGGCCGAGGCGATCCGCGAGCGCCGTCCGAATGTGAGGGTGCTCTACACCTCGGGCTATACCGACGACGCCATCGTGCATGAGGGTCATCTCGATCCCGGCGTGGCGCTGTTGAGAAAACCGTACCGGAAGTCGGAGCTGTCGCAAAAGGTCCGCGACGTGCTGACCGGCAACCTGCCGTAG
- a CDS encoding LLM class flavin-dependent oxidoreductase: MTAPLEFGLDTFGDVTKDASGTPLPHAQVIRNVVEEAVLADELGIDFIGLGEHHRADFVISSPEVALAAIAARTKRIHLGSAVTVLSSDDPIRVFQRFATLDALSNGRAEVILGRGSFTESFPLFGFDLRRYEELFEEKLDLFTALLSQKPVTWEGKLRPPLKNQLVYPPVEHGQLKTWIGVGGSPESVVRAAHYDLPLMLAIIGGDPKRFSPYVDLYHRAYKEFDRAVKPIGVHSPGYVAETDAQAREELWADYKTMRDRIGRERGWPPMGRDEFVHEADHGSLYVGSPETVARKIAATAKALGISRFQLKYSAGPLPHDKLMRSIELYGSRVIPMVSEMMAGD, translated from the coding sequence ATGACTGCACCGCTCGAATTCGGACTGGATACTTTTGGCGACGTCACCAAGGACGCAAGCGGCACGCCGCTGCCGCACGCGCAGGTGATCCGCAACGTCGTCGAGGAGGCGGTGCTGGCGGACGAGCTCGGCATCGACTTCATCGGCCTCGGCGAGCATCACCGCGCCGATTTCGTGATCTCATCGCCGGAAGTCGCGCTCGCGGCGATCGCGGCCCGCACCAAGCGCATCCATCTCGGATCCGCCGTGACGGTGCTCTCCTCGGACGACCCCATCCGCGTGTTCCAGCGCTTTGCGACGCTGGACGCGCTTTCGAACGGTCGCGCCGAGGTGATCCTCGGGCGCGGCTCGTTCACGGAATCCTTCCCGCTGTTCGGCTTCGACCTGCGCCGTTACGAGGAGTTGTTCGAGGAAAAGCTCGACCTGTTCACCGCACTTCTGTCCCAGAAGCCGGTGACCTGGGAAGGCAAGCTGCGACCGCCGCTGAAGAACCAGCTCGTCTATCCGCCGGTCGAGCACGGCCAACTCAAGACCTGGATCGGCGTCGGGGGCAGCCCGGAATCGGTGGTGCGCGCCGCGCATTACGATCTGCCCTTGATGCTCGCGATCATCGGCGGCGATCCCAAGCGCTTTTCGCCCTACGTCGATCTCTATCACCGCGCCTACAAGGAATTCGACCGCGCGGTGAAGCCGATCGGAGTGCATTCGCCTGGCTACGTCGCCGAGACCGACGCGCAGGCGCGCGAGGAGCTGTGGGCGGACTACAAGACCATGCGCGATCGCATCGGCAGGGAGCGCGGCTGGCCGCCAATGGGCCGCGACGAGTTCGTGCACGAGGCCGATCACGGCTCGCTCTATGTCGGCTCGCCCGAGACGGTCGCGCGCAAGATCGCCGCGACCGCGAAGGCGCTCGGCATCTCGCGCTTCCAGCTCAAATATTCCGCGGGTCCCCTGCCCCATGACAAGCTGATGCGAAGCATCGAGCTCTACGGCAGCAGGGTGATCCCGATGGTGAGCGAGATGATGGCTGGGGACTGA
- a CDS encoding transporter substrate-binding domain-containing protein, translating to MWRIGLVGALLLLFAHPSQAQSVIRLARIANIPDQYVGGEMLRVVYARLNIKLEFEDVPGKRALALSSAGEIDGEIQRIGTLSNDYPTLVRVTPAINYIEPAVFATKFRFDVAGWDSIKDYSVGIVRGVGSSENGTRGFGRVTATTNLESLIRMLDADRFDLIVTDLFSGLVAVRKLNLQARVHPLSPPLERIDIYHYLHERHRDLVPKVGTVIEEMTASGELARLREQLVKQVLSES from the coding sequence ATGTGGCGGATAGGTCTTGTCGGCGCGCTGCTGCTGCTGTTCGCCCACCCGTCGCAGGCCCAGTCCGTCATCCGGCTGGCGCGGATCGCCAACATCCCCGACCAGTATGTCGGCGGCGAGATGCTGCGCGTGGTCTATGCGCGGCTGAACATCAAGCTCGAATTCGAGGACGTGCCCGGCAAACGGGCGCTCGCGCTCTCGAGCGCAGGCGAGATCGATGGCGAGATTCAGCGCATCGGAACGCTCTCCAATGACTATCCGACGCTGGTCCGCGTCACGCCCGCGATCAACTACATCGAGCCAGCGGTGTTCGCGACCAAGTTTCGTTTTGACGTCGCCGGCTGGGATTCGATCAAGGACTACAGCGTCGGCATCGTGCGTGGAGTCGGCTCCTCGGAGAACGGCACGCGTGGATTTGGCCGCGTCACTGCGACCACGAACCTGGAGAGCTTGATCCGGATGCTGGACGCCGACCGCTTCGACCTGATCGTCACCGACCTGTTCAGCGGCCTCGTCGCGGTGCGCAAGCTGAACCTCCAGGCGCGGGTCCATCCGCTTTCGCCACCGCTCGAGCGGATCGACATCTACCACTATCTGCACGAGCGCCACCGCGACCTCGTGCCGAAGGTCGGAACGGTGATCGAGGAGATGACTGCAAGCGGCGAGCTCGCCAGATTGCGCGAGCAGCTCGTCAAGCAGGTCCTGAGCGAGTCCTGA
- a CDS encoding RidA family protein — MTITRNIRTPIMHRAVEANGFVFVGGTIADDTSVSMAEQTRNILGKIAGYLREAGTDASRVVSASIFVTDLSKKKEMDAVWTEFFGDNLPTRATVGVADLGGSALIEVVVTALKG, encoded by the coding sequence ATGACCATCACCCGCAACATCCGCACGCCGATCATGCACCGCGCCGTGGAGGCCAACGGCTTCGTCTTCGTCGGCGGCACGATCGCCGACGACACCAGCGTGTCGATGGCCGAGCAGACCCGCAACATCCTCGGCAAGATCGCAGGCTATCTGAGGGAGGCGGGGACCGATGCGTCGCGCGTCGTCAGCGCCTCGATCTTCGTGACCGATCTTTCCAAGAAGAAGGAGATGGATGCGGTCTGGACCGAGTTCTTTGGCGACAATCTGCCGACGCGCGCCACGGTTGGTGTCGCCGATCTCGGTGGCAGCGCCCTGATCGAGGTCGTCGTCACCGCGCTCAAGGGCTGA
- a CDS encoding CoA transferase, translated as MKKDQSHATARPTGPLAGLRVIDLTHVMAGPTCTLMLADMGADVIKIEKWPNGDDTRHSVPPKIGEEAASFLMMNRNKRGIVLDLKTAGGKEVLRRLIASADVLVENFAPGAMERLGFGYEELHREFPSLIYCSLSGFGRTGPYKHRRGFDLVAQAMSGIMSFTGERPDGPPVKCGPPLSDITAGLLASMGILAAYAHRLKTGEGQWVETSLYEAALVQTYWQSTIALAAGTSPRAMGSAHPLNAPYQAFEASDGWLVVGGANKKHWLLMLEALGASELAADPRFITGADRMAHLKELEAVLSERFRTRTRAHWLAALDEKGVPCGPVHDMLEALSDPQTLAREMVVEVEHSTLGPVKTIGLPVKFSETPGGVRSGAPVYGEHTREVLLEYGFDEAQIEALEKQGAIVSASTQREERVA; from the coding sequence ATGAAGAAGGACCAATCGCACGCCACCGCTCGCCCCACGGGACCGCTTGCCGGCCTCAGGGTCATCGATCTCACCCATGTCATGGCCGGGCCGACCTGCACCTTGATGCTCGCCGACATGGGCGCCGACGTCATCAAGATCGAGAAATGGCCGAACGGCGATGACACCCGCCATTCGGTACCGCCGAAGATCGGCGAGGAGGCCGCCTCCTTCCTGATGATGAACCGCAACAAGCGCGGCATCGTGCTGGATCTGAAGACTGCCGGCGGCAAGGAGGTGCTGCGACGGCTGATCGCAAGCGCGGACGTGCTGGTCGAGAATTTCGCGCCGGGCGCGATGGAGCGCCTCGGCTTCGGCTACGAGGAATTGCACAGGGAGTTTCCATCGCTGATCTATTGCTCGCTGTCGGGCTTTGGCCGCACCGGCCCTTACAAGCACCGTCGTGGCTTCGATCTCGTCGCGCAGGCGATGAGCGGCATCATGAGTTTTACGGGCGAGCGTCCCGACGGTCCGCCGGTGAAATGCGGCCCGCCGCTGTCCGATATCACCGCCGGCCTGCTCGCGAGCATGGGCATCCTTGCGGCGTACGCGCATCGCCTGAAGACCGGCGAAGGGCAGTGGGTCGAGACCTCGCTCTATGAAGCAGCCCTGGTGCAGACCTATTGGCAATCGACGATCGCGCTGGCCGCGGGTACGTCGCCGCGCGCGATGGGCTCGGCGCATCCGCTCAACGCGCCCTATCAGGCCTTTGAAGCTTCGGACGGCTGGCTCGTGGTTGGCGGCGCCAACAAGAAGCATTGGCTGTTGATGCTGGAGGCGCTCGGCGCGAGCGAACTCGCCGCCGATCCGCGCTTCATCACCGGCGCCGATCGCATGGCGCATCTGAAGGAGCTCGAGGCGGTCTTGAGCGAGCGTTTCCGCACCAGGACGCGGGCGCATTGGCTCGCGGCGCTGGATGAGAAGGGCGTGCCGTGCGGACCCGTGCACGACATGCTGGAGGCCTTGAGCGATCCGCAGACGCTGGCGCGCGAGATGGTCGTCGAGGTCGAGCATTCGACGCTCGGTCCCGTGAAGACCATCGGGCTGCCCGTCAAATTCTCCGAGACGCCCGGCGGGGTTCGTTCCGGCGCCCCCGTCTATGGCGAGCATACGCGCGAGGTGCTGCTGGAATACGGCTTCGATGAAGCGCAGATCGAAGCGCTCGAAAAGCAGGGCGCAATTGTTTCGGCGTCCACGCAGCGCGAGGAACGAGTCGCCTGA
- a CDS encoding tripartite tricarboxylate transporter substrate-binding protein has product MRSTSTLLLSAAAVVLAGTMPAFAAWQPQKPIEFVATAGPGGGTDNLARAVQNIITKYKLTEQPIVVVNKGGGSGAEGYVYGKASAGDPYKVIFGTSNAWQQPLVSKVAFNYTDLTPIAAMAQDEFLLWVKQDAPYKTAGDYLKAAASNEFKMGGAQSKDTDEVLTRMIEKAGHVKLTYIPFKSGAEAAVQLAGGHIDSHVNNPSESLGQWRGGTQRPLCAFSPKRLPQGPKITATEGWSDVPTCVEQGLDIKQYEQPRTVWLPGKVTPDQAAFYVDLMKKVQATAEWKDYIEKTSQVDTFLTGADFDRFIREDLEHLKQVASEQGWLIK; this is encoded by the coding sequence ATGCGTAGCACGTCAACACTTCTGCTTTCCGCAGCCGCGGTCGTCCTCGCCGGCACGATGCCGGCGTTTGCGGCTTGGCAACCGCAGAAGCCGATCGAGTTCGTCGCCACGGCCGGGCCGGGTGGCGGCACCGACAATCTGGCGCGCGCGGTGCAGAACATCATCACCAAATACAAGTTGACGGAGCAGCCGATCGTCGTCGTCAACAAGGGCGGCGGCAGCGGCGCCGAAGGCTATGTCTATGGCAAGGCCTCCGCAGGCGATCCCTACAAGGTCATCTTCGGCACGTCGAACGCCTGGCAACAGCCGCTCGTCTCCAAGGTTGCCTTCAACTACACCGATCTCACGCCGATCGCGGCCATGGCGCAGGACGAGTTCTTGCTCTGGGTCAAACAGGATGCGCCCTACAAGACGGCGGGCGACTATCTGAAGGCGGCGGCATCGAACGAATTCAAGATGGGGGGCGCGCAGTCGAAGGACACCGACGAGGTGTTGACCCGCATGATCGAGAAGGCCGGTCATGTCAAACTGACTTATATCCCCTTCAAGAGCGGCGCCGAGGCCGCTGTGCAGCTCGCCGGCGGGCACATCGATTCCCACGTCAACAATCCCAGCGAAAGCCTCGGGCAATGGCGCGGCGGAACGCAGCGCCCGCTCTGCGCCTTCAGCCCGAAGCGGCTGCCGCAGGGCCCGAAGATCACAGCGACCGAAGGCTGGAGCGACGTTCCGACCTGCGTCGAGCAGGGCCTCGACATCAAGCAGTATGAGCAGCCGCGCACGGTCTGGCTGCCCGGCAAGGTCACGCCGGACCAGGCCGCGTTCTATGTCGACCTCATGAAGAAGGTGCAGGCGACGGCGGAATGGAAGGATTACATCGAGAAGACCTCCCAGGTCGACACCTTCCTGACCGGCGCGGACTTCGACAGGTTCATCAGGGAGGATCTGGAACACCTCAAGCAGGTTGCGAGCGAGCAGGGCTGGCTCATCAAGTGA
- a CDS encoding YciI family protein, translated as MLYAILAYHVESEVMSWTNEEDAAVMAKLREVQDPLKAKGHFGPAARLDETRKARTLRGPGAGVVLDGPFAETKEQLLGFYIMDFPDEAGAIAAARNLREANPSAVYEIRPIKLFVPADGFGATGAES; from the coding sequence ATGCTCTACGCCATCCTGGCCTATCACGTGGAAAGCGAGGTCATGTCCTGGACGAATGAGGAGGATGCCGCCGTCATGGCGAAGCTTCGCGAGGTCCAAGACCCATTGAAAGCCAAAGGACATTTCGGGCCGGCGGCACGGCTCGACGAGACCAGGAAGGCGCGCACGCTGCGCGGCCCCGGCGCGGGCGTGGTTCTGGACGGGCCCTTTGCCGAAACCAAGGAGCAGCTGCTCGGTTTCTACATCATGGATTTCCCCGATGAAGCCGGCGCCATCGCCGCCGCGCGGAATCTGCGCGAGGCCAATCCGAGTGCCGTCTACGAGATCCGTCCGATCAAGCTTTTCGTGCCGGCCGATGGGTTTGGTGCGACAGGGGCGGAGAGTTGA